In the genome of Clostridia bacterium, one region contains:
- a CDS encoding SDR family oxidoreductase — translation MCTNTVIVTGGSRGIGFETVKLFLKNSYSVVYTYLHSNKHYEELKDIAYKNNVVCDCYKLDISNSNEVGIFKDWFIQKKYDLAGLVNNAGITSNSLLINMSDETWHDVINVNMNGTFYMCREFAKLMLVKRKGFIVNISSTHGIHGTIGGANYAASKGGIIAFSKSLGLELAKFGIRVNVLAPGYIETDMIADFGEKQHDSLRKKISLNRFGTPNEVAQMVMFLAKGDHFCQNSVITMDGGLI, via the coding sequence ATGTGCACAAATACTGTAATAGTTACAGGGGGGTCAAGAGGCATAGGGTTTGAAACAGTCAAGTTATTTCTGAAAAATTCCTACTCCGTGGTATATACTTATTTGCATAGCAATAAGCACTATGAGGAATTAAAGGATATTGCATATAAAAACAATGTTGTGTGTGATTGCTATAAGCTTGACATTTCGAACTCTAACGAAGTTGGAATTTTTAAAGACTGGTTTATTCAGAAAAAATATGATCTTGCAGGTCTGGTCAATAATGCGGGCATAACAAGCAACAGCTTACTCATCAACATGTCTGACGAAACATGGCATGATGTTATTAATGTAAATATGAACGGAACATTTTATATGTGCCGGGAATTTGCAAAACTCATGCTTGTGAAAAGAAAAGGATTTATTGTCAATATTTCATCAACACACGGTATTCACGGAACTATCGGAGGTGCAAACTATGCTGCATCCAAGGGTGGAATAATCGCGTTTTCAAAGTCTCTGGGTTTGGAGCTTGCCAAATTTGGAATAAGAGTCAATGTTTTAGCTCCTGGCTATATTGAAACTGATATGATTGCAGACTTTGGAGAGAAGCAGCACGATTCTCTTAGGAAAAAGATTTCGCTTAATCGCTTCGGAACACCGAACGAGGTTGCACAGATGGTCATGTTCTTGGCAAAAGGGGATCATTTTTGCCAAAACTCTGTTATCACCATGGATGGCGGGTTGATATAA
- a CDS encoding aminotransferase class III-fold pyridoxal phosphate-dependent enzyme translates to MTNLTEQSKIYNKKTEKYLAGGVHYNFRRSWDATKVHFTDGQGTRAWDLDGNEYLDFFCKFGANILGHKNPEYIDAIKGALDRVVATSLAYMEYDLCKKICEIFSSVDKVRFSLSGTEAVQNALRLARGYTGKPKFIRFISHYHGNSDNIMGGKPADNIDYYPVEYNGDPRGTYGRALDIMGKQSYMLPWNDAKILKSFVETHKDELAAIITEPICVNTKSMTPSSEYLTALRDLCTQNNIVLIFDEVITGFRVALGGAQSLFGIKPDLTILGKAVSGGAMPLSVIGGKQEIMDLYSTNKVTHGGTFNGYTLGLVAANTTIDILARNSGEIYKHMECHFSELLAKFKEAALHYGFHIDIHGHPTCSSFSCSRWEPNANVLPDVLETVISRAMFDHGILLSNRTTFYSNTAICKDDIDLFSSRLNAVFEHSASKLENMKV, encoded by the coding sequence GTGACTAATTTAACAGAGCAATCCAAAATATATAATAAAAAAACGGAAAAATATCTTGCCGGAGGTGTACATTATAATTTTAGAAGAAGCTGGGACGCTACAAAAGTACACTTTACGGATGGACAGGGAACACGTGCATGGGATTTGGACGGCAATGAATATCTTGACTTCTTTTGTAAGTTCGGAGCCAATATTCTGGGTCATAAAAATCCTGAATATATAGATGCCATAAAAGGTGCTCTTGACCGGGTAGTAGCAACAAGCCTGGCATATATGGAATATGATTTATGTAAAAAAATCTGCGAAATTTTTAGCTCGGTCGATAAAGTCCGCTTTTCGTTGAGTGGAACAGAGGCGGTTCAAAACGCATTAAGACTTGCTCGGGGATATACTGGAAAACCTAAATTTATTCGTTTTATTTCACACTATCATGGGAATTCAGACAATATTATGGGCGGAAAGCCTGCGGACAATATTGATTATTATCCTGTTGAATACAACGGCGATCCCCGCGGAACATACGGCCGCGCCTTAGACATCATGGGAAAGCAGTCTTATATGCTCCCATGGAATGATGCGAAAATACTAAAATCATTTGTTGAAACCCATAAGGACGAATTGGCTGCAATTATTACAGAGCCAATTTGCGTGAATACCAAAAGTATGACTCCCTCATCGGAATATCTGACTGCTCTCAGGGACCTATGTACACAAAATAACATTGTTTTAATCTTTGATGAAGTAATTACCGGGTTCAGGGTGGCTTTAGGAGGTGCGCAGTCATTATTTGGAATCAAGCCGGATCTTACTATTTTGGGAAAGGCTGTTTCCGGCGGTGCCATGCCTTTATCTGTTATTGGTGGCAAACAGGAGATCATGGATTTATATAGTACTAACAAGGTCACTCATGGCGGCACGTTCAACGGATACACATTAGGTTTGGTCGCTGCCAATACAACAATAGATATACTGGCACGTAACAGTGGAGAGATCTATAAACATATGGAATGTCACTTTTCAGAATTACTTGCAAAGTTTAAGGAAGCGGCCTTGCATTACGGTTTTCACATTGATATCCATGGACACCCAACATGCAGTTCGTTTTCCTGCAGCAGGTGGGAGCCTAATGCCAACGTACTCCCTGATGTGTTGGAAACCGTGATAAGCAGAGCGATGTTTGACCATGGAATACTATTATCAAACAGGACGACTTTTTATTCAA